One region of Priestia megaterium genomic DNA includes:
- a CDS encoding Bcr/CflA family efflux MFS transporter translates to MLHNPTGKKRLGLAFLLSTLAILGPLNIDMYLPSFPAIADHLDARASLVQLSLTSCLLGLAVGQIVIGPISDAKGRKGPLLISISLFMLSSLLCALAPTITALVIARFLQGFTASAGVVLSRAIVRDVFSGRELTKFFALLMVINAFAPMIAPMAGGAILLLPFASWHTIFLFLSLIGLLIVLTISMRLKETLPIENRTPSSIGHSVRTMGSLLQDRSFIGYALIIGLVHGGSFAYVSGTPFVYQGIYHVSPQVFSILFGINGLAIVTGSFIIGRFSGIIHERSLLRIAVITAVSATSVLLIMTMLKGPLATIVIPIFIYMISIGMTITGSVTLAMKNQGHRAGSASAVLGMLPLTLGSIVSPLVGINETTAIPMAAILFSTALLGFVAFFTLTKNKKEAEKCEVNEFKTEVSP, encoded by the coding sequence ATGCTTCATAATCCAACTGGAAAAAAACGTCTAGGATTAGCGTTTCTTCTCAGCACGCTTGCGATATTAGGTCCGCTTAATATCGATATGTATTTGCCAAGTTTTCCTGCTATTGCTGATCATTTAGATGCGCGAGCTTCACTTGTACAGCTTAGCTTAACATCGTGTTTACTAGGACTTGCCGTTGGTCAAATCGTGATTGGTCCAATCAGTGATGCAAAGGGACGAAAAGGACCTTTACTCATCTCCATCTCTTTATTTATGTTATCGTCATTGCTCTGTGCACTGGCTCCTACTATCACGGCTTTAGTTATCGCACGCTTTTTGCAGGGGTTTACGGCTTCGGCAGGAGTTGTTCTTTCTCGCGCCATTGTCAGAGACGTCTTTAGCGGAAGAGAACTTACGAAGTTTTTTGCTCTGTTAATGGTTATCAATGCCTTTGCACCAATGATAGCACCAATGGCCGGAGGTGCTATTTTACTTCTTCCTTTTGCAAGCTGGCATACTATTTTCTTGTTTTTAAGTTTAATAGGTCTTTTAATTGTTTTAACAATCTCAATGCGTTTAAAAGAAACTTTGCCCATTGAAAATAGAACACCAAGTTCAATTGGTCATTCTGTTCGCACAATGGGCAGTTTATTACAAGACCGTTCTTTTATTGGGTATGCCCTAATTATCGGACTGGTCCATGGAGGAAGCTTTGCTTATGTATCAGGCACTCCATTTGTCTATCAAGGGATATACCATGTTTCTCCGCAAGTTTTTAGCATTTTGTTTGGTATTAACGGCTTGGCTATTGTGACTGGAAGCTTTATTATTGGGCGCTTTAGCGGAATTATCCATGAAAGAAGCCTGCTTCGCATTGCCGTGATTACGGCTGTAAGTGCTACTAGCGTACTTCTTATCATGACTATGCTTAAAGGACCGCTTGCTACGATTGTTATTCCCATTTTTATTTACATGATCTCTATAGGAATGACGATCACAGGCTCGGTGACATTGGCAATGAAAAATCAAGGACATAGAGCAGGGAGTGCGAGTGCCGTGTTAGGTATGCTTCCATTAACTTTAGGATCAATTGTTTCTCCTTTAGTAGGGATTAACGAAACAACAGCGATTCCGATGGCTGCTATCTTATTTAGTACGGCGCTTTTAGGTTTTGTAGCTTTCTTTACGTTAACTAAAAACAAGAAAGAAGCAGAAAAGTGCGAAGTTAACGAGTTTAAAACGGAGGTTTCTCCGTAA
- a CDS encoding aldo/keto reductase produces the protein MSKVIPEITLNDGVTLPAIGFGTYKLNGNEGVNAITSAIDVGYRLIDTAYNYENEGTVGQALRKTPVSRQELFVTSKLPGRYHTYDKAIPTIQESLYRANLDYYDLYLIHWPNPKQDHYVEAWQALIDAKRWGLIRSIGVCNFLPEHIERLEKETGILPSINQIELHPFFNQHQYRNWYQEKNIQIESWSPLGRASAVLENETIKQIADRHNKTVSQVILRWHYQLGAISIPKSSSRKRQLENISIFSFSLDETEMNILSKLNREDGRLNNQDPAVYEEF, from the coding sequence ATGAGTAAAGTAATTCCTGAAATAACCCTTAATGACGGGGTAACCTTGCCTGCTATAGGTTTTGGTACATACAAGCTTAACGGAAATGAAGGAGTCAACGCTATAACGAGTGCGATTGATGTAGGGTATCGTTTAATCGATACTGCTTATAATTACGAAAATGAAGGCACTGTGGGGCAAGCTCTCCGAAAAACACCGGTTTCTAGACAAGAACTATTTGTTACCTCTAAACTCCCAGGGCGATACCATACGTATGACAAAGCAATTCCTACCATTCAAGAATCTTTATATCGGGCGAATTTAGACTATTACGATTTGTATCTTATTCATTGGCCTAATCCTAAACAAGATCATTATGTAGAAGCTTGGCAAGCACTGATTGATGCGAAGCGCTGGGGCTTGATTCGTTCAATTGGTGTTTGTAATTTTCTTCCCGAGCATATTGAGCGCTTGGAAAAAGAGACCGGCATTTTACCAAGCATCAATCAAATAGAACTGCATCCTTTTTTTAATCAACATCAATATCGAAATTGGTATCAAGAGAAAAATATTCAAATTGAATCTTGGAGTCCACTAGGACGAGCGAGTGCTGTTTTAGAAAATGAAACAATTAAACAAATTGCAGACCGTCATAATAAGACAGTTTCACAAGTGATTTTGCGATGGCATTATCAGCTAGGCGCCATTTCAATCCCAAAATCGTCATCTCGCAAGCGGCAGCTTGAAAACATATCGATTTTTTCATTTTCTTTAGATGAAACGGAGATGAATATTCTTTCAAAATTGAACCGCGAAGATGGAAGACTTAATAATCAAGACCCCGCTGTCTATGAAGAATTTTAA
- a CDS encoding PaaI family thioesterase, which produces MEKVVKAIQDEYPDDFAWCYGCGRLNQDGYHFRTGWLGEKTITLYTPKPEHTAIPGFVYGGLLASLIDCHGTGSASLALYRKNGCEIGDSAEPPRFVTGSLHVDFKKPTPQGEVLKAIGTVEEIHPKKWKVKTEVYANDIVVATGEVVAVVMPNTFKRKED; this is translated from the coding sequence ATGGAAAAAGTAGTAAAAGCGATTCAAGACGAATATCCGGATGATTTTGCATGGTGTTACGGCTGCGGCCGATTAAATCAAGACGGCTATCATTTTCGGACAGGATGGCTAGGAGAAAAAACAATTACCCTTTATACACCTAAGCCTGAACATACAGCTATACCAGGATTTGTATATGGCGGACTTCTTGCATCACTGATTGATTGTCATGGAACAGGCTCTGCATCTCTTGCTCTATACCGTAAAAATGGCTGCGAAATAGGAGATTCAGCAGAGCCGCCGCGGTTTGTTACCGGTTCTCTCCACGTAGATTTTAAAAAACCAACGCCACAGGGTGAAGTACTAAAAGCGATAGGAACGGTTGAAGAAATTCACCCGAAGAAATGGAAAGTTAAAACAGAAGTATACGCGAATGATATCGTTGTTGCGACTGGAGAAGTTGTGGCAGTGGTGATGCCAAATACGTTTAAACGAAAAGAAGACTAA
- the zwf gene encoding glucose-6-phosphate dehydrogenase, whose protein sequence is MDSVARSRDNCLKSHLPQALEVDSMTFILFGATGDLAKRKIFPALYNLFLDKKLPSSFSIVGTGRSNWSNDAFQIYVGESVKTFSRRFSQGESKIKEFLKTVRYHKMDVTNSDGYDQLLHAIQEGEAELNIPENRLFYLSVAPEFVDVIASNINSGGLGSTKGWKRLIIEKPFGHDLQSAQVLNQKLTETFNEEEIYRIDHYLGKPMIQNLEALAAANPILQALWNHHYVANVQITASETVGVEERAPYYDQSGAIRDMFQNHMLQMLMMTAMQLPKTLNIAKTRQQKIKIMKSLRPLQKEVIHSNVIRGQYEAGKIQNRSVIGYKEEPGINAASVNDTFIAVRVWIDHELWKGVPFYLRTGKRMSKKCTRIVIEFKHPLKEVYTADEIIPNLLVVEISPNEGISLQLNSKNPLNGNKIEPIFINFSTNQKEVPEAYELLLFDALQGDSTFFAHWEEVELSWKWVQPILEAFNNEGFPLHFYSAGTMGPTASKHLLEEDGFKWW, encoded by the coding sequence TTGGACAGCGTAGCTCGTTCACGTGATAATTGTCTCAAGTCTCATTTACCACAAGCGTTAGAAGTGGATTCCATGACCTTTATCTTATTTGGAGCAACAGGAGATTTAGCTAAAAGAAAAATTTTTCCTGCGTTATATAATTTATTTTTAGATAAAAAGCTGCCTTCTTCCTTTTCTATTGTTGGTACGGGTAGAAGCAACTGGTCTAATGATGCCTTTCAAATATATGTAGGAGAATCCGTAAAGACTTTTTCAAGGCGCTTTAGCCAAGGTGAATCCAAGATAAAAGAATTTCTTAAGACAGTTCGCTATCATAAAATGGATGTTACCAACAGTGATGGATATGACCAGTTGCTGCATGCTATTCAAGAAGGTGAAGCAGAATTAAATATTCCTGAAAATCGTCTTTTCTATTTATCAGTGGCTCCTGAATTTGTAGACGTTATTGCTTCAAATATAAATAGCGGCGGATTAGGATCTACAAAAGGCTGGAAACGTCTTATTATCGAAAAGCCTTTCGGACACGATTTACAATCTGCTCAAGTGTTAAATCAAAAGCTTACTGAAACGTTCAATGAAGAAGAGATTTATCGTATCGACCACTATCTGGGAAAACCAATGATTCAAAATTTGGAGGCTCTAGCAGCTGCAAACCCTATTTTACAAGCACTATGGAATCATCACTACGTTGCAAATGTCCAAATTACAGCTAGTGAAACAGTTGGTGTAGAAGAAAGAGCGCCTTACTATGATCAGTCCGGTGCAATTAGGGATATGTTCCAAAACCATATGCTTCAAATGCTTATGATGACTGCCATGCAGCTGCCAAAGACACTTAACATCGCAAAGACTCGCCAACAAAAGATAAAAATTATGAAAAGCCTTCGCCCTCTACAAAAAGAGGTTATCCATTCGAACGTCATAAGAGGTCAATACGAAGCGGGAAAAATCCAAAATCGTTCCGTTATAGGATATAAAGAAGAGCCCGGCATCAATGCTGCTTCCGTCAATGACACATTTATAGCAGTCCGGGTATGGATTGATCATGAGCTTTGGAAAGGAGTGCCTTTCTATCTTCGCACGGGAAAAAGAATGAGTAAAAAATGCACGCGTATCGTCATTGAATTTAAACATCCTTTAAAGGAGGTTTATACAGCCGATGAAATCATTCCTAACCTTTTAGTTGTCGAAATCAGCCCAAATGAAGGTATTTCGCTGCAATTAAACAGCAAAAATCCTTTGAATGGCAATAAAATCGAACCTATTTTTATCAATTTCTCCACAAATCAAAAAGAAGTACCAGAAGCTTATGAACTGCTGTTATTTGATGCTCTACAGGGAGACTCCACATTTTTTGCTCATTGGGAAGAAGTTGAATTATCTTGGAAATGGGTGCAGCCTATTTTAGAAGCTTTTAACAATGAGGGCTTTCCTCTTCATTTTTACTCTGCTGGTACAATGGGACCAACAGCTTCAAAGCATTTGTTAGAAGAAGATGGGTTTAAGTGGTGGTAG
- a CDS encoding winged helix-turn-helix transcriptional regulator, whose amino-acid sequence MSRLFSKTFNCEKELTLTIIGGKWKMLIMWHLGKEGTKRFGELKSMMPGITQRMLVSQLRELEEDQIVHRKVYPVVPPKVEYSLTEHGRSLMPILESMDEWGKNYMETFIEPEMNNSTHMG is encoded by the coding sequence TTGAGCAGACTTTTTAGCAAAACGTTTAACTGTGAAAAGGAATTAACGTTGACGATTATTGGAGGCAAGTGGAAAATGTTGATTATGTGGCATCTAGGAAAAGAAGGAACAAAGCGATTTGGTGAGTTAAAATCTATGATGCCGGGAATTACTCAGCGAATGTTAGTAAGTCAGCTGCGAGAATTAGAAGAAGATCAAATCGTTCACCGAAAAGTCTATCCGGTTGTACCTCCAAAAGTTGAATATTCCTTGACTGAGCACGGGAGAAGCTTGATGCCCATTCTTGAAAGCATGGACGAGTGGGGAAAAAATTATATGGAAACCTTTATAGAACCTGAAATGAATAACTCCACACATATGGGATAA